From one Scophthalmus maximus strain ysfricsl-2021 chromosome 19, ASM2237912v1, whole genome shotgun sequence genomic stretch:
- the LOC118313509 gene encoding arrestin domain-containing protein 4, with translation MCLGPRTMSTTVKSLKVTYNPVNEKNIFITGDMVTGQVTLEVAKECQIDSLLIKFKGKAEVVWTERCGQTTVVYHSKDKYFSRKHYFIRGKDVKDNDYATLLTNQHGETYSSVVAPGCHVYPFSFQIPVQDMPSSFSGSVGKIVYLLEAKLSRSMRISKKDSAKINFVAKADFIGDPGLMTPQHESKNKKLSFFNSGTVAMDVDIEKTGFFQGEGLKVLANIQNNSTRAIKPKYTMYKKHSFFAGGKRRVNTRFLFQEVGDPIPPSASEKVTRVITIPHDFEPSILNCSIITAEYRLKVYLDVKYASDPEIKFPIVILPVTEVPAVAPPPAAAGFSSGFPSATFGTPDPAAWGVAQPQPPTAPQAFEPPPAYGAHGMSDIGNY, from the exons ATGTGTCTGGGTCCACGCACCATGTCGACCACCGTAAAGAGCCTTAAAGTCACCTATAACCCtgtcaatgagaaaaacatcttcatcactggCGACATGGTTACTGGTCAGGTCACTCTGGAAGTGGCCAAAGAGTGTCAGATAGACTCCCTATTAATCAAATTTAAGGGGAAAGCCGAAGTCGTGTGGACCGAGAGGTGCGGCCAAACCACTGTCGTTTACCACTCCAAGGACAAGTACTTCAGCCGCAAGCATTACTTCATCCGAGGCAAAGATGTCAAAG acaaTGACTATGCAACACTATTGACAAACCAGCATGGAGAAACAT acagCAGTGTTGTCGCCCCAGGCTGCCATGTCTACCCATTCAGCTTTCAGATCCCTGTCCA GGATATGCCATCCTCCTTCAGCGGTTCTGTTGGTAAAATTGTGTACTTGCTGGAAGCCAAGCTGAGCAGATCAATGAGGATTTCCAAGAAAGATTCGGCCAAGATCAACTTCGTTGCAAAAGCAGACTTCATCGGTGACCCTGGGCTCATG ACTCCGCAGCACGAGTCTAAGAATAAGAAGTTGAGTTTTTTCAACTCAGGAACGGTAGCCATGGATGTAGATATTGAAAAAACTGGTTTCTTCCAAG GAGAAGGATTAAAGGTTCTGGCCAACATCCAGAACAACTCCACTCGTGCAATTAAACCCAAGTACACCATGTACAAAAAGCACAGCTTCTTTGCAGGCGGGAAGAGAAGAGTGAATACTAGATTCCTCTTTCAAGAGGTGGGAGACCCAATCCCTCCTTCTGCAAGCGAAAAGGTCACAAGGGTGATCACCATTCCCCATGATTTTGAGCCCTCCATCCTCAACTGCAGCATCATCACAGCCGAGTACAGACTCAAG GTGTACCTGGATGTCAAATATGCTTCAGACCCAGAGATCAAATTTCCCATAGTCATCTTGCCGGTCACTGAGGTTCCTGCTGTGgcaccaccacctgctgctgctggcttttCGTCTGGATTCCCGAGTGCAACATTCGGGACTCCAGACCCAGCAGCCTGGGGCGTCGCACAACCACAGCCACCAACTGCACCTCAAGCTTTTGAGCCCCCTCCTGCCTATGGGGCACATGGGATGTCGGATATTGGCAACTATTAG
- the LOC118313508 gene encoding arrestin domain-containing protein 3, with product MFFPSPCMQAAGAYKKNRCNHICMLLIRHKAAVQSIHGFSFFLVLQETFIFHCVPLWTMTIQNFSIEYDAINSQNTFTNGDTINGRIILEVSKETKIQSLMFIAKGKANVIWHEHYGQHQHRVFWSDEKYYEIQHHILREARQDGTEVVGKGRHIFPFSFKIPERKIPSSFKDCTGKIVHKVGAELKQSMKLTKKAKAHFTFVSKADMDIPDLMEPQYGCKDKSLKVFGSGNVSMNVHTKRMGYMQGEPVTVTVEITNRSSRGVKPKFILYEKRSFFAQGRRRVHTKEILKEKIEDVAKSESEESVTKVIPIPKRLPPSILNCSIIKLEYRLKIYLDIKCAKDPVIKLPIVVLPEVPAVKNSPAPAEFGFEALGKPNQPTWSSTPQQAAHQPLDPPPPYGVYAMPQNTNTHLDKALPSKYLP from the exons ATGTTTTTTCCGTCACCATGCATGCAGGCTGCTGGCGCATACAAGAAAAACAGGTGTAACCACATTTGCATGCTGTTGATCAGACATAAAGCAGCTGTGCAGAGCATACACGGCTTCAGTTTCTTCTTGGTTTTACAagagacttttattttccactgtgTTCCTTTGTGGACGATGACCATCCAGAATTTCTCAATTGAATATGATGCCATCAACAGCCAAAACACCTTCACAAATGGAGATACCATCAATGGAAGAATCATTTTGGAGGTTTCCAAAGAAACTAAAATCCAATCGCTCATGTTTATAGCAAAAGGAAAAGCTAATGTTATCTGGCATGAACATTATGGGCAACATCAACACCGTGTTTTCTGGTCTGATGAGAAATACTATGAAATCCAACATCATATCTTGAGAGAAGCAAGACAAGATG GTACTGAAGTTGTTGGGAAAGGAAGACACATATTTCCCTTTTCCTTCAAGATTCCTGAGAG AAAAATCCCATCATCTTTCAAAGACTGCACAGGCAAAATCGTTCATAAAGTGGGGGCAGAGCTTAAACAATCAATGAAGCTgacaaaaaaagccaaagccCACTTCACATTTGTCTCCAAAGCAGACATGGATATTCCAGACCTTATG GAACCTCAGTATGGCTGCAAGGATAAATCGCTCAAAGTCTTTGGCTCTGGAAATGTTTCGATGAATGTTCACACCAAGCGGATGGGATACATGCAAG GGGAGCCGGTCACCGTCACGGTCGAAATCACGAACCGCTCGAGTCGCGGGGTGAAGCCCAAGTTTATACTGTACGAGAAAAGGAGTTTCTTTGCCCAGGGTCGCAGGAGAGTTCACACAAAAGAGATTCTTAAGGAGAAGATTGAGGATGTTGCAAAGTCTGAATCTGAAGAGTCTGTGACCAAGGTGATCCCCATCCCTAAAAGACTACCCCCCTCCATCCTGAACTGCTCCATCATCAAGCTTGAGTACAGGCTGAAG ATCTACCTGGATATCAAATGTGCGAAAGACCCAGTGATCAAACTCCCCATCGTTGTCCTGCCTGAGGTGCCTGCAGTAAAAaattctcctgctcctgctgaaTTTGGATTTGAAGCACTTGGGAAACCGAACCAACCGACCTGGAGCTCCACACCACAACAAGCAGCACACCAACCTCTTGACCCCCCACCTCCATATGGAGTATATGCAATGCCCCAGAACACCAATACTCATCTGGACAAAGCACTGCCTTCTAAATACCTGCCCTAA
- the LOC118313511 gene encoding arrestin domain-containing protein 3-like: MTVKHLSVEYNKANERGTFSPGDTLTGRVTVVTNKETKVQCFLVRAKGKAEVTWYEQKGQTTVAHSDKKKYFYFEQIILQDRNKRDGSEILSSGRNVYPFTFAIPNTDMPSSYEGKWGKITYSLRAQLTQSIWLVHKTKTEFPFLTKSDFPFASKSEVMIIGLKEQQCATSISFYGSGKVTMNVTSEKMGVKQGEAMGVSVEVVNTSARTVTPKFYLCEKQTFVSKSKRTVHTNDILFGTGDSVPADTSRTVTKVLSIPPQTPPTFCNCCMMKLEYRLKVTLNVPLARDPAVKLPLVVLLGSPKPHQPKAKRSIWFRKLPG, encoded by the exons ATGACTGTAAAGCATCTCTCTGTGGAGTACAACAAGGCGAATGAACGAGGGACCTTCTCTCCCGGGGACACTCTCACTGGGAGGGTGACGGTGGTGACCAACAAGGAAACCAAAGTGCAGTGTTTTCTGGTCAGAGCCAAAGGAAAAGCTGAGGTGACATGGTACGAACAAAAGGGACAAACCACAGTGGCTCACAGCGACAAGAagaaatacttttattttgaacaaattATTCTTCAGGATAGAAACAAAAGAGATG GTTCAGAAATCCTCAGCTCGGGGAGAAACGTGTATCCTTTCACGTTTGCGATTCCCAATAC GGACATGCCCTCATCTTATGAGGGGAAATGGGGCAAGATAACGTATAGTTTGCGAGCACAGCTGACCCAGTCAATCTGGCTGGTCCACAAAACCAAGACTGAGTTCCCTTTCCTCACCAAGTCGGATTTCCCCTTTGCCTCCAAATCAGAAGTGATGATCATTGGACTTAAG GAGCAACAATGTGCGACCAGCATTTCATTTTACGGCTCTGGAAAGGTTACAATGAATGTTACCTCAGAAAAAATGGGAGTGAAGCAAG gTGAGGCGATGGGAGTCTCTGTTGAAGTCGTCAACACCTCAGCGCGCACTGTAACACCCAAATTCTACCTGTGCGAGAAGCAGACGTTTGTCTCCAAGTCAAAGAGGACAGTGCACACAAATGACATCCTCTTTGGAACGGGAGACTCTGTGCCAGCTGACACCAGTCGGACTGTAACCAAAGTGCTGAGTATCCCTCCACAGACTCCCCCTACCTTCTGCAACTGCTGTATGATGAAACTCGAGTACAGACTCAAG GTGACCCTCAATGTCCCGCTGGCAAGAGACCCGGCGGTCAAACTTCCGCTGGTGGTTCTGCTGGGTTCACCAAAGCCGCATCAACCAAAAGCAAAGAGATCCATCTGGTTTAGAAAGCTTCCTGGTTAG